In Crassostrea angulata isolate pt1a10 chromosome 4, ASM2561291v2, whole genome shotgun sequence, one genomic interval encodes:
- the LOC128181083 gene encoding casein kinase I-like isoform X1 translates to MIFYINLNTKNRTMASAKSSTKGEYHVAGKYRLVRKIGSGSFGDIYLAMNIANGEEVAVKLESVKARHPQLIYESKLYKILQGGVGIPHIRWWGVEKDYNVLVMDLLGPSIEDLFNFCSRKFSLKTVLMLADQMINRIEFVHTKNFIHRDIKPDNFLMGIGRHCNKVYLIDFGLAKKFRDSRTRQHIQYREDKNLTGTARYASINAHLGIEQSRRDDMESLGYVLMYFNRGSLPWQGLKAGTKKQKYERISEKKMSTPVEVLCKNFPAEFAMYLNYTRGLRFEEPPDYMYLRQLFRILFRTLNYQYDYVFDWTMLKQKAANSATVANGGTTHMATVAEK, encoded by the exons ATGATATTCTACATAAACTTGAACACCAAAAACAGAACCATGGCCAGTGCAAAAAGTTCAACGAAAGGAGAATATCATGTAGCAGGAAAGTATCGATTAGTAAGAAAAATCGGGAGTGGATCGTTTGGCGATATATACCTGGCCATGAATATTGCAAATGGAGAG GAGGTGGCTGTTAAGTTAGAGTCTGTCAAAGCCAGGCATCCCCAGCTGATTTATGAGAGCAAGTTGTACAAGATTCTACAGGGAGGGGTCGGAATCCCACACATAAG GTGGTGGGGAGTGGAGAAGGATTATAACGTTCTAGTGATGGATCTACTTGGGCCCAGCATAGAGGATCTCTTCAACTTCTGCTCTCGCAAATTCAGCTTGAAAACCGTTCTCATGTTAGCGGATCAG ATGATTAATAGAATCGAGTTTGTTCACACCAAAAATTTCATCCACCGAGACATTAAACCCGACAACTTCCTGATGGGGATCGGCCGGCATTGCAATAAG GTTTATCTAATAGACTTTGGTCTAGCCAAAAAATTCAGGGATAGCCGCACCAGACAGCACATTCAGTACCGCGAGGACAAAAACCTGACAGGCACAGCCCGATACGCCAGCATCAACGCCCACCTGGGCATTGAACAGAGTCGCCGCGACGACATGGAATCCCTGGGATATGTGctcatgtattttaacagaGGTTCTCTCCCTTGGCAAGGGTTAAAG GCTGGCACAAAGAAACAGAAATATGAGAGGATCAGTGAGAAGAAGATGTCCACACCTGTCGAGGTCCTGTGTAAG aacTTCCCTGCCGAGTTTGCAATGTACCTTAACTACACCCGAGGTCTGAGGTTTGAGGAGCCCCCCGATTACATGTATCTGAGACAGTTGTTTCGAATCCTCTTCAGGACATTGAACTATCAGTACGATTACGTATTTGATTGGACGATGCTCAAACAAAAGGCAGCTAACTCCGCAACAGTCGCAAACGGTGGAACAACACACATGGCTACA GTCGCTGAAAAATGA
- the LOC128181083 gene encoding casein kinase I-like isoform X2, with the protein MIFYINLNTKNRTMASAKSSTKGEYHVAGKYRLVRKIGSGSFGDIYLAMNIANGEEVAVKLESVKARHPQLIYESKLYKILQGGVGIPHIRWWGVEKDYNVLVMDLLGPSIEDLFNFCSRKFSLKTVLMLADQMINRIEFVHTKNFIHRDIKPDNFLMGIGRHCNKVYLIDFGLAKKFRDSRTRQHIQYREDKNLTGTARYASINAHLGIEQSRRDDMESLGYVLMYFNRGSLPWQGLKAGTKKQKYERISEKKMSTPVEVLCKNFPAEFAMYLNYTRGLRFEEPPDYMYLRQLFRILFRTLNYQYDYVFDWTMLKQKAANSATVANGGTTHMATVGR; encoded by the exons ATGATATTCTACATAAACTTGAACACCAAAAACAGAACCATGGCCAGTGCAAAAAGTTCAACGAAAGGAGAATATCATGTAGCAGGAAAGTATCGATTAGTAAGAAAAATCGGGAGTGGATCGTTTGGCGATATATACCTGGCCATGAATATTGCAAATGGAGAG GAGGTGGCTGTTAAGTTAGAGTCTGTCAAAGCCAGGCATCCCCAGCTGATTTATGAGAGCAAGTTGTACAAGATTCTACAGGGAGGGGTCGGAATCCCACACATAAG GTGGTGGGGAGTGGAGAAGGATTATAACGTTCTAGTGATGGATCTACTTGGGCCCAGCATAGAGGATCTCTTCAACTTCTGCTCTCGCAAATTCAGCTTGAAAACCGTTCTCATGTTAGCGGATCAG ATGATTAATAGAATCGAGTTTGTTCACACCAAAAATTTCATCCACCGAGACATTAAACCCGACAACTTCCTGATGGGGATCGGCCGGCATTGCAATAAG GTTTATCTAATAGACTTTGGTCTAGCCAAAAAATTCAGGGATAGCCGCACCAGACAGCACATTCAGTACCGCGAGGACAAAAACCTGACAGGCACAGCCCGATACGCCAGCATCAACGCCCACCTGGGCATTGAACAGAGTCGCCGCGACGACATGGAATCCCTGGGATATGTGctcatgtattttaacagaGGTTCTCTCCCTTGGCAAGGGTTAAAG GCTGGCACAAAGAAACAGAAATATGAGAGGATCAGTGAGAAGAAGATGTCCACACCTGTCGAGGTCCTGTGTAAG aacTTCCCTGCCGAGTTTGCAATGTACCTTAACTACACCCGAGGTCTGAGGTTTGAGGAGCCCCCCGATTACATGTATCTGAGACAGTTGTTTCGAATCCTCTTCAGGACATTGAACTATCAGTACGATTACGTATTTGATTGGACGATGCTCAAACAAAAGGCAGCTAACTCCGCAACAGTCGCAAACGGTGGAACAACACACATGGCTACAGTTG GTCGCTGA
- the LOC128180293 gene encoding BBSome-interacting protein 1-like, giving the protein MPETKQTIKEVLPKQGLLYQEDMPTVVLCKPKILPLKSVTLEKLERMQREAQETVKQQEQQQQQHGEKDFFSDYS; this is encoded by the coding sequence ATGCCAGAGACCAAACAAACCATTAAGGAGGTTCTCCCAAAACAAGGACTGCTGTACCAAGAGGATATGCCAACCGTGGTGCTGTGTAAGCCAAAGATACTTCCACTCAAGTCAGTCACACTGGAGAAACTGGAGCGCATGCAGCGTGAAGCGCAGGAGACCGTGAAGCAGCAGGAACAACAACAGCAGCAGCATGGGGAGAAAGACTTCTTCAGTGATTATTCCTAA